A genomic window from Euwallacea fornicatus isolate EFF26 chromosome 30, ASM4011564v1, whole genome shotgun sequence includes:
- the LOC136347742 gene encoding putative leucine-rich repeat-containing protein DDB_G0290503 isoform X2 → MNFVTNVFKKYMNKNDATQSNPSRTMEPPPKIEIIPPTPIECPLTERGGKSEDEEAFEDASEMGPTLSNKDTPMLDNSNSDHAQTDKDAVFIDGINEADDVHKSKIPQSNPTDPNIMVDSLKGLSSQLIQESETFKDTDNDIKNNAQPGPLSEIHCKSHQTLDQAPFKDHLKLDAHTPMINGSQDKPIQTGATVENIEKVLIQQDAVRQNEGLELKTPGITVEGQDLSDPMIQVKPEKITDKGEDSSKDKIDENQILIGGTLKVEEGATIECGITNSEPNTVTDQFKTQKNHFEKHNKQNVIEIADREEAQNYICMEDIVKVSKLDSVETCADIDSNKRYLERQDTKEFEKIEKQFQKEEVEIHKTDQGVAGSYIIEENEELLLDDLDKILDEELNRSNDLSYMRQDTREFERLEKQFTERSKSNNRQIEDILEQLVEESINNAAKNLENPNNLTDLVKVTPNQNIAASQGNLTDLSSETLTKQEHKSTEVEAAINSRPIGANEKIFRKETNGSEAAEKNFVQDKYQSEELLDVDVKVEETQPLKDGCELDKKKVDSSLKTMIHISQNEIETANTILNEDTMSELIPESTKINPEDEQVRSGSDNCRFLDKNSTSSQSNISILPEASTSGVKQENLVKEATKITNKLAKPLSVSPKKSVKNKVEVRPTFRNKQNSQIALESNSSEIDENEELKKKVISLQQELESLKNPKADNNLLSLSSEANLSGDILKYRKLLAEYEQQIALQAYELDKLKQESEKNMRHFTNTEMAFSDVFEKYEKAKVVISAYRRNEEVLLENIEMAEEQVIALENKCAVMKEQSMEQIRRAQEQVKYEKNKYKQEMAKLQAQVKRLEIKASSLELELNQKKEECQALAALCDDITGRTSN, encoded by the exons ATGAATTTCGTTACtaacgtttttaaaaagtatatGAACAAG AATGACGCCACTCAGTCGAATCCAAGTCGCACCATGGAACCTCCACCTAAAATAGAAATCATCCCCCCAACCCCTATAGAGTGTCCACTTACAGAGCG AGGTGGCAAAAGCGAAGACGAAGAAGCATTTGAAGATGCTTCAGAAATGGGTCCTACTTTAAGCaataaag ATACTCCAATGCTGGACAACTCAAATTCTGATCATGCACAAACGGACAAAGACGCAGTTTTCATTGACGGAATTAATGAGGCAGACGATGTTCATAAATCGAAAATCCCTCAGTCCAATCCTACAGATCCAAACATTATGGTTGATAGTTTGAAGGGGTTGTCCAGCCAACTGATTCAAGAATCAGAAACTTTCAAGGACACTGataatgatattaaaaataacgcCCAGCCTGGGCCTTTAAGCGAAATTCACTGTAAATCGCATCAGACTTTAGATCAGGCGCCATTCAAAGACCATCTCAAGCTTGATGCTCATACTCCAATGATCAATGGGTCGCAAGACAAACCTATACAGACAGGAGCAACTGTCGAAAATATTGAGAAAGTAttaattcagcaagatgctgTGCGGCAAAATGAGGGATTAGAACTCAAAACTCCGGGAATTACAGTAGAAGGTCAAGACTTATCAGATCCTATGATACAGGTGAAACCTGAGAAAATAACGGACAAAGGAGAAGATTCAAGTAAAgataaaattgatgaaaatcaaattcttATAGGAGGCACGTTGAAAGTTGAAGAAGGGGCAACTATAGAATGTGGTATAACTAATAGTGAGCCAAACACTGTCACTGACCAGTTCAAAACGCAGAAAAATCACTTTGAAAAACACAATAAGCAAAACGTGATCGAGATCGCAGACCGTGAAGAAGCACAAAATTACATCTGCATGGAAGACATTGTGAAGGTATCTAAACTTGATTCTGTCGAAACTTGCGCTGATATAGATAGCAATAAAAGATATCTAGAAAGACAAGACAccaaagaatttgaaaaaattgaaaaacaattcCAGAAAGAGGAAGTAGAGATTCATAAGACAGACCAAGGGGTGGCAGGTTCATATATAATCGAAGAAAATGAAGAGCTGTTACTGGACGACCTTGATAAAATCTTAGATGAAGAACTGAATAGAAGTAATGATTTAAGTTATATGAGGCAAGACACTCGGGAATTTGAACGGctagaaaaacaatttacagAGAGATCTAAATCAAATAACCGGCAAATAGAGGACATTTTAGAACAATTAGTAGAAGAATCAATAAATAATGCCGCCAAAAACCTTGAAAACCCTAACAATTTGACTGACTTAGTTAAAGTTACACCAAACCAGAACATCGCTGCATCACAGGGTAATCTCACTGATTTATCATCTGAGACTCTCACAAAACAGGAACATAAATCTACTGAAGTAGAAGCAGCTATAAATAGTAGACCAATAGGGGCcaatgagaaaattttcagaaaagaaaCTAATGGATCTGAAGCAGCTGAAAAGAACTTTGTGCAAGACAAATATCAATCAGAAGAGTTACTTGATGTGGACGTGAAAGTAGAGGAAACACAGCCTTTAAAGGATGGTTGTGAATTAGATAAGAAAAAGGTTGATAGTAGTCTTAAAACAATGATTCATATTAGTCAAAATGAGATAGAGACTGCGAATACCATTTTGAATGAAGATACAATGTCCGAATTAATCCCCGAATCGACAAAAATTAATCCTGAAGATGAACAGGTGAGAAGTGGTTCTGACAACTGCAGGTTTCTTGATAAAAATAGCACAAGTTCTCAATCAAATATTTCTATTCTTCCTGAAGCTTCAACCAGTGGagtaaaacaagaaaatcttGTTAAGGAGgcgacaaaaataacaaataaattggCAAAACCCTTAAGTGTGTCCCCTAAGAAATCggtgaaaaataaagttgaagTTCGCCCTACTTTTcgtaataaacaaaatagcCAAATCGCTTTAGAATCAAATAGTTctgaaattgatgaaaatgaggaactaaaaaagaaagtaatttctttgcaaCAGGAATTAGAATCCCTTAAAAATCCTAAAGCAGATAATAATCTACTCTCATTGTCATCTGAAGCTAATCTATCCGGTGATATACTGAAATACAG AAAACTACTTGCTGAATATGAGCAGCAAATCGCGTTGCAAGCTTATGAATTAGACAAGCTTAAACAAGAGTCGGAAAAAAATATGAGGCATTTTACTAATACTGAAATGGCTTTCTCTGATGTTTTTGA aaaatatgaaaaagctAAGGTGGTTATATCAGCATATCGTCGAAACGAAGAGGTATTGCTGGAAAATATAGAAATGGCTGAGGAACAAGTTATAGCACTAGAGAATAAATGTGCAGTAATGAAGGAACAATCTATGGAGCAAATCAGAAG AGCACAAGAGCaagttaaatatgaaaaaaacaagTATAAACAAGAAATGGCAAAACTACAGGCACAAGTAAAACGGTTAGAAATTAAAGCCTCATCTCTGGAGCTTGAGCTTAatcaaaaaaaagaagaatgtCAAGCCTTAGCTGCCTTATGTGATGATATTACTGGAAGAACCTCCAATTAA
- the LOC136347742 gene encoding putative leucine-rich repeat-containing protein DDB_G0290503 isoform X3 → MEDTSNDATQSNPSRTMEPPPKIEIIPPTPIECPLTERGGKSEDEEAFEDASEMGPTLSNKDTPMLDNSNSDHAQTDKDAVFIDGINEADDVHKSKIPQSNPTDPNIMVDSLKGLSSQLIQESETFKDTDNDIKNNAQPGPLSEIHCKSHQTLDQAPFKDHLKLDAHTPMINGSQDKPIQTGATVENIEKVLIQQDAVRQNEGLELKTPGITVEGQDLSDPMIQVKPEKITDKGEDSSKDKIDENQILIGGTLKVEEGATIECGITNSEPNTVTDQFKTQKNHFEKHNKQNVIEIADREEAQNYICMEDIVKVSKLDSVETCADIDSNKRYLERQDTKEFEKIEKQFQKEEVEIHKTDQGVAGSYIIEENEELLLDDLDKILDEELNRSNDLSYMRQDTREFERLEKQFTERSKSNNRQIEDILEQLVEESINNAAKNLENPNNLTDLVKVTPNQNIAASQGNLTDLSSETLTKQEHKSTEVEAAINSRPIGANEKIFRKETNGSEAAEKNFVQDKYQSEELLDVDVKVEETQPLKDGCELDKKKVDSSLKTMIHISQNEIETANTILNEDTMSELIPESTKINPEDEQVRSGSDNCRFLDKNSTSSQSNISILPEASTSGVKQENLVKEATKITNKLAKPLSVSPKKSVKNKVEVRPTFRNKQNSQIALESNSSEIDENEELKKKVISLQQELESLKNPKADNNLLSLSSEANLSGDILKYRKLLAEYEQQIALQAYELDKLKQESEKNMRHFTNTEMAFSDVFEKYEKAKVVISAYRRNEEVLLENIEMAEEQVIALENKCAVMKEQSMEQIRRAQEQVKYEKNKYKQEMAKLQAQVKRLEIKASSLELELNQKKEECQALAALCDDITGRTSN, encoded by the exons ATGGAAGATACGAGT AATGACGCCACTCAGTCGAATCCAAGTCGCACCATGGAACCTCCACCTAAAATAGAAATCATCCCCCCAACCCCTATAGAGTGTCCACTTACAGAGCG AGGTGGCAAAAGCGAAGACGAAGAAGCATTTGAAGATGCTTCAGAAATGGGTCCTACTTTAAGCaataaag ATACTCCAATGCTGGACAACTCAAATTCTGATCATGCACAAACGGACAAAGACGCAGTTTTCATTGACGGAATTAATGAGGCAGACGATGTTCATAAATCGAAAATCCCTCAGTCCAATCCTACAGATCCAAACATTATGGTTGATAGTTTGAAGGGGTTGTCCAGCCAACTGATTCAAGAATCAGAAACTTTCAAGGACACTGataatgatattaaaaataacgcCCAGCCTGGGCCTTTAAGCGAAATTCACTGTAAATCGCATCAGACTTTAGATCAGGCGCCATTCAAAGACCATCTCAAGCTTGATGCTCATACTCCAATGATCAATGGGTCGCAAGACAAACCTATACAGACAGGAGCAACTGTCGAAAATATTGAGAAAGTAttaattcagcaagatgctgTGCGGCAAAATGAGGGATTAGAACTCAAAACTCCGGGAATTACAGTAGAAGGTCAAGACTTATCAGATCCTATGATACAGGTGAAACCTGAGAAAATAACGGACAAAGGAGAAGATTCAAGTAAAgataaaattgatgaaaatcaaattcttATAGGAGGCACGTTGAAAGTTGAAGAAGGGGCAACTATAGAATGTGGTATAACTAATAGTGAGCCAAACACTGTCACTGACCAGTTCAAAACGCAGAAAAATCACTTTGAAAAACACAATAAGCAAAACGTGATCGAGATCGCAGACCGTGAAGAAGCACAAAATTACATCTGCATGGAAGACATTGTGAAGGTATCTAAACTTGATTCTGTCGAAACTTGCGCTGATATAGATAGCAATAAAAGATATCTAGAAAGACAAGACAccaaagaatttgaaaaaattgaaaaacaattcCAGAAAGAGGAAGTAGAGATTCATAAGACAGACCAAGGGGTGGCAGGTTCATATATAATCGAAGAAAATGAAGAGCTGTTACTGGACGACCTTGATAAAATCTTAGATGAAGAACTGAATAGAAGTAATGATTTAAGTTATATGAGGCAAGACACTCGGGAATTTGAACGGctagaaaaacaatttacagAGAGATCTAAATCAAATAACCGGCAAATAGAGGACATTTTAGAACAATTAGTAGAAGAATCAATAAATAATGCCGCCAAAAACCTTGAAAACCCTAACAATTTGACTGACTTAGTTAAAGTTACACCAAACCAGAACATCGCTGCATCACAGGGTAATCTCACTGATTTATCATCTGAGACTCTCACAAAACAGGAACATAAATCTACTGAAGTAGAAGCAGCTATAAATAGTAGACCAATAGGGGCcaatgagaaaattttcagaaaagaaaCTAATGGATCTGAAGCAGCTGAAAAGAACTTTGTGCAAGACAAATATCAATCAGAAGAGTTACTTGATGTGGACGTGAAAGTAGAGGAAACACAGCCTTTAAAGGATGGTTGTGAATTAGATAAGAAAAAGGTTGATAGTAGTCTTAAAACAATGATTCATATTAGTCAAAATGAGATAGAGACTGCGAATACCATTTTGAATGAAGATACAATGTCCGAATTAATCCCCGAATCGACAAAAATTAATCCTGAAGATGAACAGGTGAGAAGTGGTTCTGACAACTGCAGGTTTCTTGATAAAAATAGCACAAGTTCTCAATCAAATATTTCTATTCTTCCTGAAGCTTCAACCAGTGGagtaaaacaagaaaatcttGTTAAGGAGgcgacaaaaataacaaataaattggCAAAACCCTTAAGTGTGTCCCCTAAGAAATCggtgaaaaataaagttgaagTTCGCCCTACTTTTcgtaataaacaaaatagcCAAATCGCTTTAGAATCAAATAGTTctgaaattgatgaaaatgaggaactaaaaaagaaagtaatttctttgcaaCAGGAATTAGAATCCCTTAAAAATCCTAAAGCAGATAATAATCTACTCTCATTGTCATCTGAAGCTAATCTATCCGGTGATATACTGAAATACAG AAAACTACTTGCTGAATATGAGCAGCAAATCGCGTTGCAAGCTTATGAATTAGACAAGCTTAAACAAGAGTCGGAAAAAAATATGAGGCATTTTACTAATACTGAAATGGCTTTCTCTGATGTTTTTGA aaaatatgaaaaagctAAGGTGGTTATATCAGCATATCGTCGAAACGAAGAGGTATTGCTGGAAAATATAGAAATGGCTGAGGAACAAGTTATAGCACTAGAGAATAAATGTGCAGTAATGAAGGAACAATCTATGGAGCAAATCAGAAG AGCACAAGAGCaagttaaatatgaaaaaaacaagTATAAACAAGAAATGGCAAAACTACAGGCACAAGTAAAACGGTTAGAAATTAAAGCCTCATCTCTGGAGCTTGAGCTTAatcaaaaaaaagaagaatgtCAAGCCTTAGCTGCCTTATGTGATGATATTACTGGAAGAACCTCCAATTAA
- the LOC136347742 gene encoding putative leucine-rich repeat-containing protein DDB_G0290503 isoform X1 yields the protein MYFTSNKPLDNSWIWIYLNDATQSNPSRTMEPPPKIEIIPPTPIECPLTERGGKSEDEEAFEDASEMGPTLSNKDTPMLDNSNSDHAQTDKDAVFIDGINEADDVHKSKIPQSNPTDPNIMVDSLKGLSSQLIQESETFKDTDNDIKNNAQPGPLSEIHCKSHQTLDQAPFKDHLKLDAHTPMINGSQDKPIQTGATVENIEKVLIQQDAVRQNEGLELKTPGITVEGQDLSDPMIQVKPEKITDKGEDSSKDKIDENQILIGGTLKVEEGATIECGITNSEPNTVTDQFKTQKNHFEKHNKQNVIEIADREEAQNYICMEDIVKVSKLDSVETCADIDSNKRYLERQDTKEFEKIEKQFQKEEVEIHKTDQGVAGSYIIEENEELLLDDLDKILDEELNRSNDLSYMRQDTREFERLEKQFTERSKSNNRQIEDILEQLVEESINNAAKNLENPNNLTDLVKVTPNQNIAASQGNLTDLSSETLTKQEHKSTEVEAAINSRPIGANEKIFRKETNGSEAAEKNFVQDKYQSEELLDVDVKVEETQPLKDGCELDKKKVDSSLKTMIHISQNEIETANTILNEDTMSELIPESTKINPEDEQVRSGSDNCRFLDKNSTSSQSNISILPEASTSGVKQENLVKEATKITNKLAKPLSVSPKKSVKNKVEVRPTFRNKQNSQIALESNSSEIDENEELKKKVISLQQELESLKNPKADNNLLSLSSEANLSGDILKYRKLLAEYEQQIALQAYELDKLKQESEKNMRHFTNTEMAFSDVFEKYEKAKVVISAYRRNEEVLLENIEMAEEQVIALENKCAVMKEQSMEQIRRAQEQVKYEKNKYKQEMAKLQAQVKRLEIKASSLELELNQKKEECQALAALCDDITGRTSN from the exons ATGTATTTCACATCCAACAAACCGCTGGATAATTCTTGGATATGGATATACTTG AATGACGCCACTCAGTCGAATCCAAGTCGCACCATGGAACCTCCACCTAAAATAGAAATCATCCCCCCAACCCCTATAGAGTGTCCACTTACAGAGCG AGGTGGCAAAAGCGAAGACGAAGAAGCATTTGAAGATGCTTCAGAAATGGGTCCTACTTTAAGCaataaag ATACTCCAATGCTGGACAACTCAAATTCTGATCATGCACAAACGGACAAAGACGCAGTTTTCATTGACGGAATTAATGAGGCAGACGATGTTCATAAATCGAAAATCCCTCAGTCCAATCCTACAGATCCAAACATTATGGTTGATAGTTTGAAGGGGTTGTCCAGCCAACTGATTCAAGAATCAGAAACTTTCAAGGACACTGataatgatattaaaaataacgcCCAGCCTGGGCCTTTAAGCGAAATTCACTGTAAATCGCATCAGACTTTAGATCAGGCGCCATTCAAAGACCATCTCAAGCTTGATGCTCATACTCCAATGATCAATGGGTCGCAAGACAAACCTATACAGACAGGAGCAACTGTCGAAAATATTGAGAAAGTAttaattcagcaagatgctgTGCGGCAAAATGAGGGATTAGAACTCAAAACTCCGGGAATTACAGTAGAAGGTCAAGACTTATCAGATCCTATGATACAGGTGAAACCTGAGAAAATAACGGACAAAGGAGAAGATTCAAGTAAAgataaaattgatgaaaatcaaattcttATAGGAGGCACGTTGAAAGTTGAAGAAGGGGCAACTATAGAATGTGGTATAACTAATAGTGAGCCAAACACTGTCACTGACCAGTTCAAAACGCAGAAAAATCACTTTGAAAAACACAATAAGCAAAACGTGATCGAGATCGCAGACCGTGAAGAAGCACAAAATTACATCTGCATGGAAGACATTGTGAAGGTATCTAAACTTGATTCTGTCGAAACTTGCGCTGATATAGATAGCAATAAAAGATATCTAGAAAGACAAGACAccaaagaatttgaaaaaattgaaaaacaattcCAGAAAGAGGAAGTAGAGATTCATAAGACAGACCAAGGGGTGGCAGGTTCATATATAATCGAAGAAAATGAAGAGCTGTTACTGGACGACCTTGATAAAATCTTAGATGAAGAACTGAATAGAAGTAATGATTTAAGTTATATGAGGCAAGACACTCGGGAATTTGAACGGctagaaaaacaatttacagAGAGATCTAAATCAAATAACCGGCAAATAGAGGACATTTTAGAACAATTAGTAGAAGAATCAATAAATAATGCCGCCAAAAACCTTGAAAACCCTAACAATTTGACTGACTTAGTTAAAGTTACACCAAACCAGAACATCGCTGCATCACAGGGTAATCTCACTGATTTATCATCTGAGACTCTCACAAAACAGGAACATAAATCTACTGAAGTAGAAGCAGCTATAAATAGTAGACCAATAGGGGCcaatgagaaaattttcagaaaagaaaCTAATGGATCTGAAGCAGCTGAAAAGAACTTTGTGCAAGACAAATATCAATCAGAAGAGTTACTTGATGTGGACGTGAAAGTAGAGGAAACACAGCCTTTAAAGGATGGTTGTGAATTAGATAAGAAAAAGGTTGATAGTAGTCTTAAAACAATGATTCATATTAGTCAAAATGAGATAGAGACTGCGAATACCATTTTGAATGAAGATACAATGTCCGAATTAATCCCCGAATCGACAAAAATTAATCCTGAAGATGAACAGGTGAGAAGTGGTTCTGACAACTGCAGGTTTCTTGATAAAAATAGCACAAGTTCTCAATCAAATATTTCTATTCTTCCTGAAGCTTCAACCAGTGGagtaaaacaagaaaatcttGTTAAGGAGgcgacaaaaataacaaataaattggCAAAACCCTTAAGTGTGTCCCCTAAGAAATCggtgaaaaataaagttgaagTTCGCCCTACTTTTcgtaataaacaaaatagcCAAATCGCTTTAGAATCAAATAGTTctgaaattgatgaaaatgaggaactaaaaaagaaagtaatttctttgcaaCAGGAATTAGAATCCCTTAAAAATCCTAAAGCAGATAATAATCTACTCTCATTGTCATCTGAAGCTAATCTATCCGGTGATATACTGAAATACAG AAAACTACTTGCTGAATATGAGCAGCAAATCGCGTTGCAAGCTTATGAATTAGACAAGCTTAAACAAGAGTCGGAAAAAAATATGAGGCATTTTACTAATACTGAAATGGCTTTCTCTGATGTTTTTGA aaaatatgaaaaagctAAGGTGGTTATATCAGCATATCGTCGAAACGAAGAGGTATTGCTGGAAAATATAGAAATGGCTGAGGAACAAGTTATAGCACTAGAGAATAAATGTGCAGTAATGAAGGAACAATCTATGGAGCAAATCAGAAG AGCACAAGAGCaagttaaatatgaaaaaaacaagTATAAACAAGAAATGGCAAAACTACAGGCACAAGTAAAACGGTTAGAAATTAAAGCCTCATCTCTGGAGCTTGAGCTTAatcaaaaaaaagaagaatgtCAAGCCTTAGCTGCCTTATGTGATGATATTACTGGAAGAACCTCCAATTAA
- the LOC136347743 gene encoding pleckstrin homology domain-containing family A member 3-like isoform X2 produces MEGVLWKWTNYWNGWQTRWFILENGVLSYYKSQEEVGQGCKGSMKVQACEINVSPIDHTRMDLVIPGEQHMYLKAATPQERQQWLVALGTAKACVSNRKRKENTKGPDTLKTKKSELKLYCDLLMQQVHVIKKSAQATDGPQIEEMDEATRLLGVTCDTFIKTLDECMKLSAVGAYELPISNEVILPATTKKALNRSNSGRT; encoded by the exons atggaAGGTGTTCTCTGGAAGTGGACTAATTATTGGAATG GTTGGCAAACTAGATGGTTTATACTGGAGAATGGAGTGCTAAGTTATTACAAGTCTCAAGAAGAGGTTGGACAAGGATGTAAAGGATCCATGAAGGTTCAAGCCTGTGAAATTAATG TAAGTCCAATTGATCACACACGGATGGATTTAGTGATACCAGGTGAACAACATATGTATTTGAAAGCTGCAACACCTCAAGAAAGGCAACAGTGGTTAGTTGCCTTAGGAACAGCCAAGGCTTGTGTTTCTAACAGGAAACGCAAAGAAAATA CAAAGGGCCCTGATACTCTTAAAACCAAGAAATCCGAATTAAAACTGTACTGTGATCTATTAATGCAGCAAGTCCACGTCATTAAAAAGTCTGCACAAGCGACAGACGGCCCCCAAATTGAG GAAATGGACGAAGCTACCAGGCTTTTAGGAGTCACTTGTGACACTTTCATAAAAACATTAGATGAGTGCATGAAGCTGTCTGCGGTGGGAGCGTATGAGCTGCCAATAAGTAATGAAGTCATTTTGCCTGCAACTACAAAGAAG GCTTTGAATAGGTCAAACTCAGGAAGGACTTGA
- the LOC136347743 gene encoding pleckstrin homology domain-containing family A member 3-like isoform X1 codes for MEGVLWKWTNYWNGWQTRWFILENGVLSYYKSQEEVGQGCKGSMKVQACEINVSPIDHTRMDLVIPGEQHMYLKAATPQERQQWLVALGTAKACVSNRKRKENSESIETETTKGPDTLKTKKSELKLYCDLLMQQVHVIKKSAQATDGPQIEEMDEATRLLGVTCDTFIKTLDECMKLSAVGAYELPISNEVILPATTKKALNRSNSGRT; via the exons atggaAGGTGTTCTCTGGAAGTGGACTAATTATTGGAATG GTTGGCAAACTAGATGGTTTATACTGGAGAATGGAGTGCTAAGTTATTACAAGTCTCAAGAAGAGGTTGGACAAGGATGTAAAGGATCCATGAAGGTTCAAGCCTGTGAAATTAATG TAAGTCCAATTGATCACACACGGATGGATTTAGTGATACCAGGTGAACAACATATGTATTTGAAAGCTGCAACACCTCAAGAAAGGCAACAGTGGTTAGTTGCCTTAGGAACAGCCAAGGCTTGTGTTTCTAACAGGAAACGCAAAGAAAATAGTGAGTCTATTGAGACCGAAACTa CAAAGGGCCCTGATACTCTTAAAACCAAGAAATCCGAATTAAAACTGTACTGTGATCTATTAATGCAGCAAGTCCACGTCATTAAAAAGTCTGCACAAGCGACAGACGGCCCCCAAATTGAG GAAATGGACGAAGCTACCAGGCTTTTAGGAGTCACTTGTGACACTTTCATAAAAACATTAGATGAGTGCATGAAGCTGTCTGCGGTGGGAGCGTATGAGCTGCCAATAAGTAATGAAGTCATTTTGCCTGCAACTACAAAGAAG GCTTTGAATAGGTCAAACTCAGGAAGGACTTGA